The Drosophila teissieri strain GT53w chromosome X, Prin_Dtei_1.1, whole genome shotgun sequence genome has a segment encoding these proteins:
- the LOC122623098 gene encoding zinc finger protein hangover isoform X1 has product MCDAAAATATTTSSAAAAVVATTTSTVTVEATATQPGTTTVATASAGTTSPEAAIPTTTSARNSEWSARQNCCRLCIAPQTECISIINSYAADKEPLSTKIHNCVGIKVTPQDRLSQQICHACISYLNSWQSFKNRCFSSQAKQRQWLDANKSKLLNYLDLNSAENGGGGSFDQQLLQQQQHHQQSENELEAEKATPTAASTAANILDGIHSLKKRKSLTVYPLPAIPIKDEPIDTDDDYQMKSIDESDDMVDPTMFLERSEHEGDVPLTASDYDYTAQHGVNASSVAASLPPNAVANVAAAGDSKVASCRACSLQFSTRANARRHERNLHPNLFQLSTDSPHNTPITKPTPALAAALEIQRAAAAAATAEANRAAGAAGGNISTQKYRQVVMNAFIKCEGGGYDYDNPEQYRPLLTRDKVEFIEQNDEFLEQYQTMTCRCCNKYFSTYKNFMAHVRKKYPQLPRNLCFNCLKMNDSKALFISHLKKRNCINLFRVLNALRGKTTTVMVPTAEDMTDDGATGVVAVADAGAGAVAMNSPTVTASGEVVTPGGGSERPEKLRAKELLVNKLYECKLCPKGFRTKHEFRTHVYDKHADVQRKDNNSIQCSFCGLDFADPVDRRRHYNNMDCIVRLRCMTCDAKLETHQRFLDHVYQDHLGGVGGGAVSDNASTTGSGMARSNSMEHSPGKRSLLGALGIGVGSSAEESRSSSAAPPLTSTPKPAGGTQVGGGGSTSASAAAAAQNSANRDASAPKSQYFSRMPQVCPICGQQYNNYNNVLRHMESKHPNKLPETYKCVRCGLGYPRISYLREHMINVHGVDKNRHSGGFEYIVNADAVKLADGSTPNVYTGRYDYVMKDLMSITNGGTLDDEEEEPGSVAKKMRLDDSSNNSSLVGVASQQKECPICNAVFSNNIGLSNHMRSHYTASNAVNAALAAANRMTPKSLTITATPAADSEVGFGGTVSESAPATPANVPPAMANQTPQEQAVFRRSLDQAADRRFRRMRCRICQRRFSSKKSYRYHMLTDHQVQNVQFIKCKLCNAEFAYEKGLKVHLFKVHGRAIKDEMIIKQFECEVCSIVYSSETELQQHKRSVHKLTSTSASTSSKIDDDSLMDEVKPTAADLADLSTLAAGASTASAPLYWYQCKYCPSNFNTNKKLAIHINSHDEFDSNDYSCKDCGNVYSGRKSLWVHRYKKHPQVPNPAECSLCRKVFFDRQMHDNHTPTCNRKPITSTGAHQQQDAQLQQQQALQPARRTVFRHKTGDDDDEDEDDEQQQLEERGNSDGNGTTAGVASGSTVTAGTSLKIRIPEVACTICGARFTDQEHFSKHIQKHEQELYVDNPLAAMFDDGPADAGQFQVERQNENGEYACDLCAKTFPQVIALKVHRKWHFRGDSKQNPIDGEATQLTNNNHTTNNNNNSMLHLRELHAVGLMPNQQQQSLNNSCNSSMNHNNSSSNRSKSMKRKRELKCEYCASTFISNNNLRRHMYELHKHEVSNLPEPPVIVVDDHLTCRRCQLTFDTKELWIEHKLADAKVVRPFCPFQWGCDLCGEYLSRKEKLMNHINNHLKEEVIVPVATKAAIERTAAMEAAAADANTSAPLSTLGEGAESDDNFVEKGEAAGATASEKMASPDEEDSDDLDEDSSGDEDESSGTGDDDDDDTDDEDGEGEDEDEEGDGGEGEDEEGVQPPAQLLTQKQHKANLNQDDDDLVEEVISSDDDEDDDGEVESDDDDDDDDDEEDDVEEPEPVALPVRPLMNGKSKMPPLIVASSEDEDDGVMPIEDIIEEEFDEDADPDPDPEDAIEEVDDDDLDEGDVEDEPNVVSTASFSESESTTTTTSNSHSHSTGERRKKADDQLNDPGFTCDLCQLCFDSQELLQSHIKSHILNGPKLSTAPAAATQPAAATTASSTATALVTAAKTKPDSKSAVLANNNNSKTSSKTVAATAAAAATATN; this is encoded by the exons ATGTGCGACGCTgcggcggcaacagcaacaacaacatcatcagcagcagcagcagtagtcgcaacaacaacatcaacggTAACAGTGGAGGCCACAGCGACACAGCCTGGAACGACGACGGTAGCCACTGCGTCAGCGGGAACCACGTCCCCTGAAGCAGCCAttccaacaacaacatcggCCAGAAACAGCGAATGGTCGGCGCGACAAAACTGCTGTCGCCTGTGCATCGCCCCACAAACCGAATGCATCTCGATCATCAATAGCTATGCGGCGGACAAGGAGCCGCTGTCCACCAAGATCCACAACTGCGTCGGCATCAAG GTTACACCGCAGGATCGGCTGTCGCAGCAAATTTGCCACGCCTGCATCAGTTACCTGAACTCATGGCAGAGCTTCAAGAACCGGTGCTTCAGCTCGCAGGCGAAGCAGCGCCAGTGGCTGGATGCCAACAAGAGCAAGCTCCTCAACTACCTGGACCTGAACAGTGCCGAGAATGGGGGAGGCGGCTCCTTCGATCAGCAGCTGCttcaacaacagcaacatcaccaGCAATCGGAGAATGAGCTCGAAGCGGAGAAGGCGACGCCAACGGCCGCATCGACCGCGGCGAACATTTTGGACGGCATACACTCGCTGAAGAAACGCAAATCCCTAACAGTCTAT CCACTGCCTGCGATTCCAATCAAAGATGAGCCGATTGACACGGATGACGACTACCAGATGAAGTCCATAGACGAATCCGATGACATGGTCGATCCCACAATGTTCCTAGAGCGCTCCGAGCACGAGGGCGATGTCCCGCTGACG GCCTCGGACTACGACTACACTGCGCAGCATGGCGTTAATGCCTCGTCGGTGGCTGCCTCGCTGCCGCCGAATGCGGTGGCCAATGTGGCAGCCGCCGGGGACTCCAAGGTGGCCAGCTGCAGGGCCTGCAGCCTGCAGTTCTCCACCCGGGCCAACGCCCGTCGCCACGAAAGGAATCTGCACCCAAACCTGTTCCAGTTGTCCACAGACTCCCCCCACAACACACCCATCACGAAGCCAACGCCCGCCCTGGCTGCCGCCTTGGAAATCCAAcgggcagcggcggcggcggccaccGCGGAGGCAAATCGGGCAGCGGGCGCTGCTGGCGGGAATATCTCCACACAAAAGTACCGCCAGGTGGTGATGAACGCGTTTATTAAGTGCGAGGGCGGCGGCTACGACTACGATAATCCCGAACAGTACCGACCACTGCTCACCCGCGACAAAGTGGAGTTCATTGAGCAGAACGACGAGTTCCTTGAGCAATACCAGACGATGACCTGCCGATGTTGCAACAAGTACTTCAGCACGTACAAGAACTTCATGGCGCACGTGCGCAAGAAGTATCCGCAGCTGCCGCGCAACCTTTGCTTCAATTGCCTCAAGATGAACGACTCCAAGGCGCTGTTCATCTCGCATCTGAAGAAGCGAAATTGCATAAATCTCTTTAGAGTGTTGAATGCGCTGCGTGGTAAAACAACGACAGTGATGGTGCCCACTGCCGAGGATATGACAGACGATGGAGCAACAGGAGTTGTGGCGGTTGCCGATGCCGGAGCTGGAGCGGTGGCCATGAATAGTCCCACAGTTACAGCGAGCGGAGAAGTGGTTACTCCCGGCGGTGGCTCCGAGCGCCCAGAGAAACTGCGCGCCAAGGAACTTCTGGTCAACAAGCTGTACGAGTGCAAGCTCTGTCCCAAGGGATTCCGCACCAAGCACGAGTTCCGAACGCATGTCTACGACAAGCACGCGGATGTCCAGCGCAAGGATAACAACTCGATACAGTGCAGCTTCTGTGGGCTGGATTTTGCTGATCCCGTGGACAGACGGCGGCACTACAACAACATGGACTGCATTGTCCGGCTGCGCTGCATGACGTGCGATGCCAAGCTGGAAACGCACCAGCGATTCCTCGATCACGTCTATCAGGATCACTTGGGCGGCGTGGGTGGCGGGGCGGTCAGCGACAATGCCTCCACCACTGGCAGCGGCATGGCCAGGAGCAACAGCATGGAACATTCGCCGGGCAAGAGGAGCCTGCTCGGCGCCTTAGGCATTGGTGTTGGATCCTCGGCGGAGGAGTCGCGGAGCAGCAGTGCGGCTCCGCCACTGACCTCCACACCAAAGCCGGCGGGGGGTACTCAGGTGGGTGGCGGTGGATCCACCAGCGCCTCTGCCGCCGCAGCCGCTCAGAACTCAGCGAATCGGGATGCATCCGCACCCAAATCCCAGTACTTCTCCCGTATGCCGCAGGTATGCCCCATTTGCGGCCAGCAgtacaacaactacaacaatgTGCTGCGCCACATGGAATCAAAGCATCCGAACAAACTGCCAGAGACATACAAGTGCGTGCGATGCGGACTTGGTTATCCTCGGATCTCCTACCTACGGGAGCATATGATCAATGTGCACGGAGTGGACAAGAACCGACACTCTGGCGGCTTCGAATACATCGTGAACGCGGATGCAGTGAAGTTGGCGGACGGAAGCACGCCGAACGTCTACACGGGTCGCTACGACTACGTGATGAAGGACCTGATGTCGATAACAAATGGTGGGACACTCG ATGATGAAGAGGAGGAGCCTGGCAGCGTGGCCAAGAAGATGCGCCTGGatgacagcagcaacaacagcagcctggtgggcgtggctagcCAGCAGAAGGAGTGCCCCATCTGCAATGCGGTGTTCAGCAACAACATTGGCCTGTCCAATCATATGCGTTCCCACTACACGGCATCGAATGCAGTGAATGCAGCTTTGGCGGCTGCCAATCGGATGACACCCAAATCGCTAACGATTACcgcaacaccagcagcggaTTCGGAGGTGGGATTTGGAGGAACAGTATCAGAGTCGGCTCCAGCAACACCTGCCAATGTGCCACCGGCAATGGCCAACCAAACGCCCCAGGAGCAGGCAGTTTTTCGACGGAGCCTTGACCAGGCAGCCGATCGCCGCTTTCGGCGAATGCGCTGCCGCATCTGCCAGCGTCGTTTCAGTTCGAAGAAGTCCTATCGCTACCACATGCTCACCGATCATCAGGTGCAGAATGTGCAGTTCATCAAATGCAAGCTGTGCAACGCAGAGTTTGCCTACGAGAAGGGCCTGAAGGTGCATCTGTTCAAGGTGCACGGAAGGGCCATCAAGGATGAAATGATTATCAAGCAGTTCGAATGTGAGGTTTGCTCGATCGTCTATAGTTCAGAGACGGAGCTACAGCAGCACAAACGCAGCGTTCACAAGCTTACTTCCACTTCGGCGTCCACGTCCTCTAAGATTGACGATGACTCTCTAATGGACGAGGTCAAGCCTACAGCAGCGGATCTAGCTGATCTCTCCACCCTCGCGGCCGGTGCATCCACTGCATCTGCTCCACTGTACTGGTACCAGTGCAAGTACTGTCCATCAAACTTTAACACCAACAAGAAGCTGGCCATCCACATCAACTCGCACGACGAGTTTGACTCAAACGATTATTCCTGCAAAGATTGCGGAAACGTCTACAGCGGACGCAAGAGTCTATGG GTTCATCGCTATAAGAAGCACCCGCAAGTGCCCAACCCAGCTGAGTGCTCGCTGTGCCGCAAGGTCTTCTTCGACCGCCAGATGCATGACAACCACACGCCCACCTGCAACCGCAAGCCGATCACCTCGACAGGtgcccaccagcagcaggatgcacagctgcagcaacagcaggcgcTCCAGCCGGCCAGAAGAACAGTTTTCCGGCATAAGAccggcgatgacgatgacgaggatgaggacgatgagcagcagcaactggagGAGAGGGGAAACAgcgatggcaatggcacaACTGCCGGAGTGGCGTCGGGCAGTACTGTAACTGCGGGCACGTCACTGAAGATCCGCATTCCGGAGGTGGCGTGCACCATTTGCGGGGCTCGATTCACCGACCAGGAGCACTTTAGCAAGCACATCCAGAAGCACGAGCAAGAGCTGTACGTGGACAACCCACTGGCGGCGATGTTCGACGATGGGCCGGCGGATGCCGGTCAGTTCCAGGTGGAACGACAAAACGAGAACGGGGAATACGCGTGCGATTTGTGCGCCAAGACGTTCCCCCAGGTGATCGCACTCAAGGTGCATCGCAAGTGGCATTTCAGAGGTGATAGCAAGCAG AACCCCATCGACGGCGAAGCGACACAGTTGACCAACAACAATCacacaaccaacaacaacaacaactcgATGCTGCACCTCCGCGAGCTGCATGCGGTGGGCCTGATGcccaaccagcagcagcagagcctCAACAACtcgtgcaacagcagcatgaaccacaacaacagcagcagcaaccgcagcaaATCAATGAAGCGGAAACGTGAACTGAAATGCGAATACTGCGCCTCCACCTTCATCAGCAATAACAATCTGCGTCGCCACATGTACGAGCTGCACAAACACGAGGTAAGCAATCTGCCCGAGCCGCCGGTGATTGTGGTGGACGATCACCTCACCTGCCGTCGCTGTCAGCTGACGTTCGACACAAAGGAGCTGTGGATCGAGCACAAGCTGGCCGATGCTAAGGTGGTGCGACCCTTCTGCCCTTTCCAGTGGGGCTGCGATCTGTGCGGCGAGTATCTGTCGCGCAAGGAGAAGCTGATGAACCACATTAACAACCATTTAAAGGAGGAGGTCATAGTGCCAGTGGCCACTAAGGCGGCCATAGAGAGAACAGCGGCCATggaagcagcggcagcagatgCAAACACATCGGCGCCACTATCAACATTAGGCGAAGGAGCAGAATCCGATGATAATTTTGTAGAGAAAGGTGAGGctgcaggagcaacagcatcagAAAAGATGGCGAGTCCCGACGAGGAAGATAGCGATGATTTGGACGAGGATAGCTCCGGCGACGAGGATGAGAGTTCAGGCACCGgagatgatgacgatgacgacacGGACGATGAGGATGGCGAGGGTGAagatgaggacgaggagggaGATGGTGGCGAGGGCGAGGACGAAGAGGGTGTGCAGCCTCCCGCTCAACTCTTGACACAGAAGCAACACAAAGCGAATCTAAACCAGGACGACGATGATCTTGTCGAGGAGGTCATCAGCTCcgatgacgacgaggacgatgaTGGAGAAGTGGAAagcgacgatgacgacgacgatgatgacgatgaggaggaCGATGTGGAGGAGCCGGAGCCAGTGGCATTGCCGGTGCGCCCGCTAATGAATGGCAAATCAAAGATGCCGCCGCTGATAGTGGCCAGTTCggaggatgaggacgatgGTGTGATGCCCATAGAGGACATCATCGAAGAGGAGTTCGATGAGGACGCCGATCCAGATCCCGATCCGGAGGATGCCATTGAGGAGGTAGACGACGATGATTTAGATGAGGGGGATGTGG
- the LOC122623098 gene encoding zinc finger protein hangover isoform X2: protein MCDAAAATATTTSSAAAAVVATTTSTVTVEATATQPGTTTVATASAGTTSPEAAIPTTTSARNSEWSARQNCCRLCIAPQTECISIINSYAADKEPLSTKIHNCVGIKVTPQDRLSQQICHACISYLNSWQSFKNRCFSSQAKQRQWLDANKSKLLNYLDLNSAENGGGGSFDQQLLQQQQHHQQSENELEAEKATPTAASTAANILDGIHSLKKRKSLTVYPLPAIPIKDEPIDTDDDYQMKSIDESDDMVDPTMFLERSEHEGDVPLTASDYDYTAQHGVNASSVAASLPPNAVANVAAAGDSKVASCRACSLQFSTRANARRHERNLHPNLFQLSTDSPHNTPITKPTPALAAALEIQRAAAAAATAEANRAAGAAGGNISTQKYRQVVMNAFIKCEGGGYDYDNPEQYRPLLTRDKVEFIEQNDEFLEQYQTMTCRCCNKYFSTYKNFMAHVRKKYPQLPRNLCFNCLKMNDSKALFISHLKKRNCINLFRVLNALRGKTTTVMVPTAEDMTDDGATGVVAVADAGAGAVAMNSPTVTASGEVVTPGGGSERPEKLRAKELLVNKLYECKLCPKGFRTKHEFRTHVYDKHADVQRKDNNSIQCSFCGLDFADPVDRRRHYNNMDCIVRLRCMTCDAKLETHQRFLDHVYQDHLGGVGGGAVSDNASTTGSGMARSNSMEHSPGKRSLLGALGIGVGSSAEESRSSSAAPPLTSTPKPAGGTQVGGGGSTSASAAAAAQNSANRDASAPKSQYFSRMPQVCPICGQQYNNYNNVLRHMESKHPNKLPETYKCVRCGLGYPRISYLREHMINVHGVDKNRHSGGFEYIVNADAVKLADGSTPNVYTGRYDYVMKDLMSITNDDEEEEPGSVAKKMRLDDSSNNSSLVGVASQQKECPICNAVFSNNIGLSNHMRSHYTASNAVNAALAAANRMTPKSLTITATPAADSEVGFGGTVSESAPATPANVPPAMANQTPQEQAVFRRSLDQAADRRFRRMRCRICQRRFSSKKSYRYHMLTDHQVQNVQFIKCKLCNAEFAYEKGLKVHLFKVHGRAIKDEMIIKQFECEVCSIVYSSETELQQHKRSVHKLTSTSASTSSKIDDDSLMDEVKPTAADLADLSTLAAGASTASAPLYWYQCKYCPSNFNTNKKLAIHINSHDEFDSNDYSCKDCGNVYSGRKSLWVHRYKKHPQVPNPAECSLCRKVFFDRQMHDNHTPTCNRKPITSTGAHQQQDAQLQQQQALQPARRTVFRHKTGDDDDEDEDDEQQQLEERGNSDGNGTTAGVASGSTVTAGTSLKIRIPEVACTICGARFTDQEHFSKHIQKHEQELYVDNPLAAMFDDGPADAGQFQVERQNENGEYACDLCAKTFPQVIALKVHRKWHFRGDSKQNPIDGEATQLTNNNHTTNNNNNSMLHLRELHAVGLMPNQQQQSLNNSCNSSMNHNNSSSNRSKSMKRKRELKCEYCASTFISNNNLRRHMYELHKHEVSNLPEPPVIVVDDHLTCRRCQLTFDTKELWIEHKLADAKVVRPFCPFQWGCDLCGEYLSRKEKLMNHINNHLKEEVIVPVATKAAIERTAAMEAAAADANTSAPLSTLGEGAESDDNFVEKGEAAGATASEKMASPDEEDSDDLDEDSSGDEDESSGTGDDDDDDTDDEDGEGEDEDEEGDGGEGEDEEGVQPPAQLLTQKQHKANLNQDDDDLVEEVISSDDDEDDDGEVESDDDDDDDDDEEDDVEEPEPVALPVRPLMNGKSKMPPLIVASSEDEDDGVMPIEDIIEEEFDEDADPDPDPEDAIEEVDDDDLDEGDVEDEPNVVSTASFSESESTTTTTSNSHSHSTGERRKKADDQLNDPGFTCDLCQLCFDSQELLQSHIKSHILNGPKLSTAPAAATQPAAATTASSTATALVTAAKTKPDSKSAVLANNNNSKTSSKTVAATAAAAATATN from the exons ATGTGCGACGCTgcggcggcaacagcaacaacaacatcatcagcagcagcagcagtagtcgcaacaacaacatcaacggTAACAGTGGAGGCCACAGCGACACAGCCTGGAACGACGACGGTAGCCACTGCGTCAGCGGGAACCACGTCCCCTGAAGCAGCCAttccaacaacaacatcggCCAGAAACAGCGAATGGTCGGCGCGACAAAACTGCTGTCGCCTGTGCATCGCCCCACAAACCGAATGCATCTCGATCATCAATAGCTATGCGGCGGACAAGGAGCCGCTGTCCACCAAGATCCACAACTGCGTCGGCATCAAG GTTACACCGCAGGATCGGCTGTCGCAGCAAATTTGCCACGCCTGCATCAGTTACCTGAACTCATGGCAGAGCTTCAAGAACCGGTGCTTCAGCTCGCAGGCGAAGCAGCGCCAGTGGCTGGATGCCAACAAGAGCAAGCTCCTCAACTACCTGGACCTGAACAGTGCCGAGAATGGGGGAGGCGGCTCCTTCGATCAGCAGCTGCttcaacaacagcaacatcaccaGCAATCGGAGAATGAGCTCGAAGCGGAGAAGGCGACGCCAACGGCCGCATCGACCGCGGCGAACATTTTGGACGGCATACACTCGCTGAAGAAACGCAAATCCCTAACAGTCTAT CCACTGCCTGCGATTCCAATCAAAGATGAGCCGATTGACACGGATGACGACTACCAGATGAAGTCCATAGACGAATCCGATGACATGGTCGATCCCACAATGTTCCTAGAGCGCTCCGAGCACGAGGGCGATGTCCCGCTGACG GCCTCGGACTACGACTACACTGCGCAGCATGGCGTTAATGCCTCGTCGGTGGCTGCCTCGCTGCCGCCGAATGCGGTGGCCAATGTGGCAGCCGCCGGGGACTCCAAGGTGGCCAGCTGCAGGGCCTGCAGCCTGCAGTTCTCCACCCGGGCCAACGCCCGTCGCCACGAAAGGAATCTGCACCCAAACCTGTTCCAGTTGTCCACAGACTCCCCCCACAACACACCCATCACGAAGCCAACGCCCGCCCTGGCTGCCGCCTTGGAAATCCAAcgggcagcggcggcggcggccaccGCGGAGGCAAATCGGGCAGCGGGCGCTGCTGGCGGGAATATCTCCACACAAAAGTACCGCCAGGTGGTGATGAACGCGTTTATTAAGTGCGAGGGCGGCGGCTACGACTACGATAATCCCGAACAGTACCGACCACTGCTCACCCGCGACAAAGTGGAGTTCATTGAGCAGAACGACGAGTTCCTTGAGCAATACCAGACGATGACCTGCCGATGTTGCAACAAGTACTTCAGCACGTACAAGAACTTCATGGCGCACGTGCGCAAGAAGTATCCGCAGCTGCCGCGCAACCTTTGCTTCAATTGCCTCAAGATGAACGACTCCAAGGCGCTGTTCATCTCGCATCTGAAGAAGCGAAATTGCATAAATCTCTTTAGAGTGTTGAATGCGCTGCGTGGTAAAACAACGACAGTGATGGTGCCCACTGCCGAGGATATGACAGACGATGGAGCAACAGGAGTTGTGGCGGTTGCCGATGCCGGAGCTGGAGCGGTGGCCATGAATAGTCCCACAGTTACAGCGAGCGGAGAAGTGGTTACTCCCGGCGGTGGCTCCGAGCGCCCAGAGAAACTGCGCGCCAAGGAACTTCTGGTCAACAAGCTGTACGAGTGCAAGCTCTGTCCCAAGGGATTCCGCACCAAGCACGAGTTCCGAACGCATGTCTACGACAAGCACGCGGATGTCCAGCGCAAGGATAACAACTCGATACAGTGCAGCTTCTGTGGGCTGGATTTTGCTGATCCCGTGGACAGACGGCGGCACTACAACAACATGGACTGCATTGTCCGGCTGCGCTGCATGACGTGCGATGCCAAGCTGGAAACGCACCAGCGATTCCTCGATCACGTCTATCAGGATCACTTGGGCGGCGTGGGTGGCGGGGCGGTCAGCGACAATGCCTCCACCACTGGCAGCGGCATGGCCAGGAGCAACAGCATGGAACATTCGCCGGGCAAGAGGAGCCTGCTCGGCGCCTTAGGCATTGGTGTTGGATCCTCGGCGGAGGAGTCGCGGAGCAGCAGTGCGGCTCCGCCACTGACCTCCACACCAAAGCCGGCGGGGGGTACTCAGGTGGGTGGCGGTGGATCCACCAGCGCCTCTGCCGCCGCAGCCGCTCAGAACTCAGCGAATCGGGATGCATCCGCACCCAAATCCCAGTACTTCTCCCGTATGCCGCAGGTATGCCCCATTTGCGGCCAGCAgtacaacaactacaacaatgTGCTGCGCCACATGGAATCAAAGCATCCGAACAAACTGCCAGAGACATACAAGTGCGTGCGATGCGGACTTGGTTATCCTCGGATCTCCTACCTACGGGAGCATATGATCAATGTGCACGGAGTGGACAAGAACCGACACTCTGGCGGCTTCGAATACATCGTGAACGCGGATGCAGTGAAGTTGGCGGACGGAAGCACGCCGAACGTCTACACGGGTCGCTACGACTACGTGATGAAGGACCTGATGTCGATAACAAATG ATGATGAAGAGGAGGAGCCTGGCAGCGTGGCCAAGAAGATGCGCCTGGatgacagcagcaacaacagcagcctggtgggcgtggctagcCAGCAGAAGGAGTGCCCCATCTGCAATGCGGTGTTCAGCAACAACATTGGCCTGTCCAATCATATGCGTTCCCACTACACGGCATCGAATGCAGTGAATGCAGCTTTGGCGGCTGCCAATCGGATGACACCCAAATCGCTAACGATTACcgcaacaccagcagcggaTTCGGAGGTGGGATTTGGAGGAACAGTATCAGAGTCGGCTCCAGCAACACCTGCCAATGTGCCACCGGCAATGGCCAACCAAACGCCCCAGGAGCAGGCAGTTTTTCGACGGAGCCTTGACCAGGCAGCCGATCGCCGCTTTCGGCGAATGCGCTGCCGCATCTGCCAGCGTCGTTTCAGTTCGAAGAAGTCCTATCGCTACCACATGCTCACCGATCATCAGGTGCAGAATGTGCAGTTCATCAAATGCAAGCTGTGCAACGCAGAGTTTGCCTACGAGAAGGGCCTGAAGGTGCATCTGTTCAAGGTGCACGGAAGGGCCATCAAGGATGAAATGATTATCAAGCAGTTCGAATGTGAGGTTTGCTCGATCGTCTATAGTTCAGAGACGGAGCTACAGCAGCACAAACGCAGCGTTCACAAGCTTACTTCCACTTCGGCGTCCACGTCCTCTAAGATTGACGATGACTCTCTAATGGACGAGGTCAAGCCTACAGCAGCGGATCTAGCTGATCTCTCCACCCTCGCGGCCGGTGCATCCACTGCATCTGCTCCACTGTACTGGTACCAGTGCAAGTACTGTCCATCAAACTTTAACACCAACAAGAAGCTGGCCATCCACATCAACTCGCACGACGAGTTTGACTCAAACGATTATTCCTGCAAAGATTGCGGAAACGTCTACAGCGGACGCAAGAGTCTATGG GTTCATCGCTATAAGAAGCACCCGCAAGTGCCCAACCCAGCTGAGTGCTCGCTGTGCCGCAAGGTCTTCTTCGACCGCCAGATGCATGACAACCACACGCCCACCTGCAACCGCAAGCCGATCACCTCGACAGGtgcccaccagcagcaggatgcacagctgcagcaacagcaggcgcTCCAGCCGGCCAGAAGAACAGTTTTCCGGCATAAGAccggcgatgacgatgacgaggatgaggacgatgagcagcagcaactggagGAGAGGGGAAACAgcgatggcaatggcacaACTGCCGGAGTGGCGTCGGGCAGTACTGTAACTGCGGGCACGTCACTGAAGATCCGCATTCCGGAGGTGGCGTGCACCATTTGCGGGGCTCGATTCACCGACCAGGAGCACTTTAGCAAGCACATCCAGAAGCACGAGCAAGAGCTGTACGTGGACAACCCACTGGCGGCGATGTTCGACGATGGGCCGGCGGATGCCGGTCAGTTCCAGGTGGAACGACAAAACGAGAACGGGGAATACGCGTGCGATTTGTGCGCCAAGACGTTCCCCCAGGTGATCGCACTCAAGGTGCATCGCAAGTGGCATTTCAGAGGTGATAGCAAGCAG AACCCCATCGACGGCGAAGCGACACAGTTGACCAACAACAATCacacaaccaacaacaacaacaactcgATGCTGCACCTCCGCGAGCTGCATGCGGTGGGCCTGATGcccaaccagcagcagcagagcctCAACAACtcgtgcaacagcagcatgaaccacaacaacagcagcagcaaccgcagcaaATCAATGAAGCGGAAACGTGAACTGAAATGCGAATACTGCGCCTCCACCTTCATCAGCAATAACAATCTGCGTCGCCACATGTACGAGCTGCACAAACACGAGGTAAGCAATCTGCCCGAGCCGCCGGTGATTGTGGTGGACGATCACCTCACCTGCCGTCGCTGTCAGCTGACGTTCGACACAAAGGAGCTGTGGATCGAGCACAAGCTGGCCGATGCTAAGGTGGTGCGACCCTTCTGCCCTTTCCAGTGGGGCTGCGATCTGTGCGGCGAGTATCTGTCGCGCAAGGAGAAGCTGATGAACCACATTAACAACCATTTAAAGGAGGAGGTCATAGTGCCAGTGGCCACTAAGGCGGCCATAGAGAGAACAGCGGCCATggaagcagcggcagcagatgCAAACACATCGGCGCCACTATCAACATTAGGCGAAGGAGCAGAATCCGATGATAATTTTGTAGAGAAAGGTGAGGctgcaggagcaacagcatcagAAAAGATGGCGAGTCCCGACGAGGAAGATAGCGATGATTTGGACGAGGATAGCTCCGGCGACGAGGATGAGAGTTCAGGCACCGgagatgatgacgatgacgacacGGACGATGAGGATGGCGAGGGTGAagatgaggacgaggagggaGATGGTGGCGAGGGCGAGGACGAAGAGGGTGTGCAGCCTCCCGCTCAACTCTTGACACAGAAGCAACACAAAGCGAATCTAAACCAGGACGACGATGATCTTGTCGAGGAGGTCATCAGCTCcgatgacgacgaggacgatgaTGGAGAAGTGGAAagcgacgatgacgacgacgatgatgacgatgaggaggaCGATGTGGAGGAGCCGGAGCCAGTGGCATTGCCGGTGCGCCCGCTAATGAATGGCAAATCAAAGATGCCGCCGCTGATAGTGGCCAGTTCggaggatgaggacgatgGTGTGATGCCCATAGAGGACATCATCGAAGAGGAGTTCGATGAGGACGCCGATCCAGATCCCGATCCGGAGGATGCCATTGAGGAGGTAGACGACGATGATTTAGATGAGGGGGATGTGG